One segment of Trichlorobacter ammonificans DNA contains the following:
- a CDS encoding PaaI family thioesterase: MTASSEEHAAGAAVDLSGAPDWTLFDAPSLVGDSLRFVSGQPDGDRFRVRYFRDAEQHLHARIWFGPETEGPPGHAHGGAVAAVMDEGLGLAAWAAGYAIVVGNLNISFRAMLPIQKVVTLESRVVSVEGRKIMVHGRLFCGDTLFAEGQCLCITIKKENQS; encoded by the coding sequence GTGACGGCATCATCCGAAGAACATGCAGCCGGTGCGGCAGTTGACCTGAGCGGCGCACCGGACTGGACCCTTTTCGATGCCCCCTCCCTGGTGGGGGATTCCCTCCGGTTCGTATCGGGACAGCCGGACGGCGACCGTTTCCGGGTCCGGTACTTCCGCGACGCCGAGCAGCACCTGCACGCCCGCATCTGGTTCGGTCCCGAGACCGAGGGGCCTCCCGGTCACGCCCACGGCGGCGCCGTGGCGGCGGTGATGGACGAGGGCCTGGGGCTGGCCGCCTGGGCCGCCGGCTACGCCATTGTGGTGGGGAACCTCAACATCAGCTTCCGGGCCATGCTGCCCATTCAGAAGGTCGTTACCCTGGAGAGCCGGGTGGTATCGGTTGAAGGGCGCAAAATCATGGTGCACGGCCGCCTGTTCTGCGGCGACACCCTGTTTGCCGAGGGGCAGTGCCTCTGCATCACCATCAAGAAGGAGAATCAGTCATGA
- the thiC gene encoding phosphomethylpyrimidine synthase ThiC, with translation MKTQLEQAREGIVTPQMQQVADNEGVCAEQVRSGVAAGTIVIPWNHNRKPARVAGIGAGLRTKVNASIGTSSDIIDYAAEVRKALAAQETGADTLMELSVGGDLDRVRQEVIAAVDLPVGNVPLYQAFCEAARKYGDPNRLDPEELFDLIERQCADGMAFMAVHCGINFCTIERLKKQGYRYGGLVSKGGVSMVAWMLANNRENPLYEQFDRVAAILKKYDTVLSLGNGLRAGAIHDSSDRAQIQELLFNCELAELGREMGCQMLVEGPGHVPLDEIEGNIKLQKRMSGNAPYYMLGPIPTDVAPGFDHITAAIGAAQSSRFGADLICYITPAEHLALPTEQDVRDGVKAARIAAYIGDMNKYPERMRQRDKEMSKARRDLDWQKQFELALFPEDARAIRAGRTPEDEATCTMCGDFCASRGAGKLFAADLRGDKA, from the coding sequence ATGAAAACCCAGCTTGAGCAGGCCCGCGAGGGGATCGTTACCCCCCAGATGCAGCAGGTGGCGGACAACGAAGGGGTCTGCGCCGAGCAGGTCCGCAGCGGCGTGGCTGCCGGCACCATCGTCATCCCCTGGAACCACAACCGCAAGCCGGCGCGGGTGGCCGGCATCGGCGCGGGGTTGCGCACCAAGGTGAACGCCTCCATCGGCACCTCCTCCGACATCATCGATTATGCCGCTGAAGTCAGAAAGGCTCTGGCTGCCCAGGAAACCGGGGCCGACACCCTGATGGAACTGTCGGTGGGCGGCGACCTGGACCGGGTGCGGCAGGAGGTGATCGCCGCCGTTGACCTGCCGGTGGGCAATGTGCCGCTCTACCAGGCGTTCTGCGAAGCGGCCCGCAAATACGGCGATCCCAACCGGCTTGACCCGGAGGAGCTGTTCGACCTGATCGAGCGCCAGTGTGCCGACGGCATGGCCTTCATGGCGGTGCACTGCGGCATCAACTTCTGCACCATTGAACGCCTGAAAAAGCAGGGCTACCGCTACGGCGGCCTGGTCAGCAAGGGGGGAGTCTCCATGGTGGCCTGGATGCTGGCCAACAACCGGGAAAACCCGCTCTATGAGCAGTTTGACCGGGTGGCGGCCATCCTGAAAAAGTATGACACGGTACTGTCGCTGGGGAACGGCCTGCGGGCCGGGGCGATCCACGATTCATCGGACCGGGCCCAGATTCAGGAGCTGCTTTTCAACTGCGAACTGGCCGAGCTGGGGCGGGAGATGGGCTGCCAGATGCTGGTGGAGGGACCGGGCCATGTGCCGCTGGATGAGATCGAGGGGAATATCAAGCTGCAGAAGCGGATGAGCGGCAACGCCCCCTACTACATGCTGGGGCCGATCCCCACCGACGTGGCTCCCGGCTTCGACCACATCACCGCCGCCATCGGCGCGGCCCAGTCCAGCCGCTTCGGGGCCGACCTGATCTGCTACATCACCCCGGCTGAGCACCTGGCCCTGCCCACGGAGCAGGACGTGCGGGACGGGGTCAAGGCAGCCCGCATCGCCGCCTATATTGGGGACATGAACAAATACCCGGAACGGATGCGGCAGCGGGACAAGGAGATGTCCAAGGCCCGCCGCGACCTGGACTGGCAGAAGCAGTTCGAGTTGGCCCTGTTCCCGGAGGATGCCCGGGCCATCCGGGCCGGCCGCACCCCGGAGGATGAGGCCACCTGCACCATGTGCGGCGACTTCTGCGCCTCCCGGGGGGCGGGCAAACTGTTTGCCGCCGACCTGCGGGGCGACAAAGCCTGA
- the cobT gene encoding nicotinate-nucleotide--dimethylbenzimidazole phosphoribosyltransferase, with product MLTSTLSAITPLDAAFLASIQARLDNKTKPLGSLGRLEEFACRICAIHGSDTPDLAKKVIFTFAADHGITEEGVSLYPREVTAQMVLNFLRGGAGVNVLARHAGAEVRVVDVGVDHDFGDCPGLIHAKVARGTRNFARGPAMTRDELAAALVVGIRLADQCKAEGIGLVGTGEMGIGNTSPSSAIIAAIGGFTPEQVTHRGTGIGDEALRVKITAIGNGLELNRPDPADPLEVLQKVGGLEIAAIAGLVLGCAANRIPVIADGFISTAGALIASELTPHVKEYLFAAHESVEVGHRFMLERIGIRPILNLDLRLGEGTGGALAMPLLEAGVKILAEMATFEQAGVTGH from the coding sequence ATGCTTACTTCCACCCTTTCAGCCATTACTCCCCTTGATGCAGCATTTCTCGCCAGCATCCAGGCCCGCCTGGACAACAAGACCAAGCCCCTGGGCTCCCTGGGACGGCTGGAGGAGTTCGCCTGCCGCATCTGCGCCATCCACGGCAGCGACACGCCGGACCTTGCAAAAAAGGTAATCTTCACCTTTGCCGCGGACCACGGCATCACCGAGGAAGGGGTATCCCTCTATCCCCGGGAGGTGACGGCCCAGATGGTGCTGAACTTCCTGCGGGGCGGGGCCGGGGTCAACGTGCTGGCCCGCCATGCCGGGGCCGAGGTGCGGGTGGTGGATGTGGGGGTTGACCACGACTTCGGTGACTGTCCGGGGCTGATCCATGCCAAGGTGGCCCGGGGCACCCGCAACTTTGCCAGGGGACCGGCCATGACCCGTGACGAACTGGCGGCGGCCCTTGTCGTGGGCATCAGGCTGGCCGACCAGTGCAAGGCCGAAGGGATCGGCCTGGTGGGAACCGGCGAGATGGGGATCGGCAACACCAGCCCCTCCTCGGCCATCATCGCCGCCATCGGCGGCTTCACGCCGGAACAGGTGACCCACCGCGGCACCGGCATCGGCGACGAGGCACTGCGGGTCAAAATCACTGCCATCGGGAACGGGCTGGAGCTGAACCGGCCGGACCCGGCCGACCCCCTGGAGGTGCTGCAGAAGGTGGGCGGCCTGGAAATCGCGGCCATTGCCGGGCTGGTGCTGGGCTGCGCCGCCAACCGGATTCCGGTGATCGCGGACGGCTTCATCTCCACCGCCGGGGCGCTCATCGCCAGTGAACTCACCCCCCATGTGAAAGAGTACCTCTTTGCGGCCCACGAATCGGTGGAGGTGGGACATCGCTTCATGCTGGAGCGGATCGGCATCCGGCCGATCCTGAATCTGGACCTGCGCCTGGGGGAAGGGACCGGCGGAGCCCTGGCCATGCCGCTTCTGGAAGCCGGAGTAAAGATCCTGGCCGAGATGGCGACGTTTGAACAGGCCGGCGTCACCGGCCATTAA
- the cobU gene encoding bifunctional adenosylcobinamide kinase/adenosylcobinamide-phosphate guanylyltransferase gives MSRIILVTGGARSGKSGFAEHLALSHGAPRCYLATAQAWDKEMQERIERHRKRRNDGWQTVEEPLQLASTLTRLDGGCRVILVDCVTLWLTNLLLAREQEPDAEEQIIALVRDLTEQLRRMTTPVILVTNEVGSGIVPENRLARLFRDLAGRANQLLAAAADEVQVVISGLPLKLK, from the coding sequence ATGTCACGCATTATCCTCGTCACCGGCGGCGCCCGCAGCGGCAAAAGCGGCTTCGCGGAACACCTGGCCCTCTCCCACGGCGCTCCCCGCTGTTATCTGGCCACGGCCCAAGCCTGGGACAAGGAGATGCAAGAGCGGATCGAACGGCACCGGAAACGGCGGAACGATGGCTGGCAGACCGTGGAGGAGCCGCTGCAGCTGGCCTCTACCCTGACCCGGCTGGACGGCGGCTGCCGGGTAATCCTGGTGGACTGCGTGACCCTCTGGCTGACCAACCTGCTGCTGGCCCGTGAGCAGGAGCCCGATGCCGAGGAGCAGATCATTGCCCTGGTTCGCGACCTGACGGAACAGCTGCGCCGGATGACCACCCCGGTGATTCTGGTGACCAACGAGGTGGGATCGGGAATCGTGCCGGAGAACCGGCTGGCCCGCCTGTTCCGCGACCTGGCCGGCCGGGCCAATCAACTGCTGGCTGCTGCCGCCGATGAGGTGCAGGTCGTGATCAGCGGCTTGCCGCTCAAACTGAAGTAA
- a CDS encoding YhdH/YhfP family quinone oxidoreductase, whose product MESTSFTALIVEETAPKQFSRRIGRRAVADLPSGEVLIRVAWSSLNYKDALSATGNPGVTKNFPHTPGIDAAGTVAACSDGSFPVGAEVLVTGYDLGMNTSGGFGQYIRVPSAWVVPLPDGLSLRESMALGTAGFTAALSVLKLVAGGVTPDQGDILVTGASGGVGSIAVALLAKAGYRVTAATGKMAEEELLKGLGAAAVIHRDELLQGAERPLLKERWAGVVDVVGGTTLSATLKSTRYGGTVTCCGLVASAELNVTVFPFILRGVSLLGIDSVQCPMAPRRQVWQRLATDWKLDNLGAAVHEVGLDGLEEAIRAMLAGGARGRTVVKLP is encoded by the coding sequence ATGGAATCCACCAGCTTCACAGCCCTGATCGTTGAAGAGACCGCTCCCAAACAGTTCAGCCGCCGGATCGGCCGGCGTGCGGTTGCCGACCTGCCGTCCGGAGAGGTGCTGATCCGGGTGGCCTGGTCCTCCCTCAACTACAAGGATGCCCTGTCCGCCACCGGCAATCCCGGGGTCACCAAAAACTTTCCTCACACCCCCGGCATCGACGCCGCCGGCACGGTGGCCGCCTGCAGCGACGGCAGCTTCCCGGTGGGGGCGGAGGTGCTGGTCACCGGCTACGACCTGGGGATGAACACCAGCGGCGGCTTTGGCCAGTATATCCGGGTACCGTCCGCCTGGGTGGTGCCGCTGCCGGATGGGCTTTCGCTGCGGGAAAGCATGGCGCTGGGCACCGCCGGGTTCACCGCGGCCCTGTCGGTGCTGAAACTGGTGGCAGGCGGCGTGACTCCGGACCAGGGGGATATCCTGGTCACCGGCGCCAGCGGCGGGGTGGGCAGCATCGCCGTTGCCTTGCTGGCCAAAGCCGGGTACCGGGTCACCGCCGCCACCGGAAAAATGGCGGAGGAGGAGTTGCTGAAAGGGCTGGGGGCTGCTGCGGTGATCCACCGCGACGAGTTGTTGCAGGGGGCCGAGCGGCCGCTTCTGAAGGAGCGGTGGGCCGGGGTGGTGGATGTGGTGGGGGGCACCACCCTGAGTGCGACCCTCAAGTCCACCCGCTACGGCGGTACCGTCACCTGCTGCGGCCTGGTGGCATCGGCGGAACTGAACGTCACTGTGTTTCCCTTTATCCTGCGGGGGGTGAGCCTTCTGGGGATCGATTCGGTGCAGTGCCCCATGGCACCGCGCCGCCAGGTCTGGCAGCGGCTGGCCACGGACTGGAAGCTGGACAACCTGGGGGCTGCGGTGCACGAGGTCGGCCTTGACGGGCTGGAGGAGGCGATACGTGCCATGCTGGCCGGCGGCGCCCGGGGGCGCACCGTGGTGAAACTGCCTTGA